A stretch of the Streptomyces sp. NBC_00078 genome encodes the following:
- a CDS encoding SMI1/KNR4 family protein: protein MTTGRLGQQAAPPNAAYAGQDVHFPDPVRAARHPRGVRIDERGYPDFSAYARAAAEIAEPPEGFGVDELRLTDYVSANAALAASGHELWDTVPAVATPHGWTWHHVLGSRRLELVPVEVKALLRHHGGIAVSNVDQGKRGTRPLQETRPAHFGLPKSGVAVTEAQVQGVEEDLGYRLPGAYRSFLKAAGGCAPVGAALDAELGLLIDQPFFTVRDEAAVNDLVYVNKCLRDHLTKDYLGVGFVQGGLLAVKVKGERIGSVWFCAYDDARDVDPSWAPADRVERLLLPCGEDFDAFLSRLAGNPPELETVANLMVDGGFARPVSVSSVSSVGE, encoded by the coding sequence ATGACGACAGGTCGGCTCGGGCAGCAAGCCGCGCCGCCGAACGCGGCCTACGCCGGGCAGGACGTGCATTTCCCGGACCCGGTCCGGGCGGCACGTCACCCGAGAGGGGTACGCATCGATGAGCGTGGTTACCCCGATTTCTCGGCCTACGCGCGTGCCGCCGCGGAGATCGCGGAGCCGCCGGAGGGTTTCGGTGTCGACGAGCTGCGGCTGACGGACTACGTGTCGGCGAACGCGGCGCTGGCGGCTTCCGGGCACGAGTTGTGGGACACGGTGCCGGCGGTGGCGACGCCGCACGGCTGGACGTGGCATCACGTGCTGGGCTCGCGGCGGCTCGAACTGGTGCCGGTCGAGGTGAAGGCGTTGCTGCGGCATCACGGCGGGATCGCCGTGTCGAACGTCGATCAGGGCAAGCGGGGTACGCGGCCGCTGCAGGAGACACGGCCGGCGCACTTCGGGCTGCCGAAGTCGGGTGTGGCGGTGACGGAGGCGCAGGTGCAGGGGGTCGAGGAGGATCTCGGCTACCGGCTGCCGGGTGCGTACCGTTCGTTTCTGAAGGCGGCGGGCGGTTGTGCGCCGGTGGGTGCGGCGCTGGACGCGGAGCTGGGGCTGTTGATCGACCAGCCGTTCTTCACGGTGCGGGACGAGGCGGCCGTCAATGATCTGGTGTATGTCAACAAGTGCTTGCGCGACCATCTGACCAAGGACTATCTGGGCGTCGGTTTCGTTCAGGGTGGTCTGCTCGCGGTGAAGGTGAAGGGCGAGCGGATCGGCTCGGTGTGGTTCTGCGCGTACGACGATGCGCGGGACGTCGATCCGTCGTGGGCGCCGGCGGATCGTGTGGAGCGGTTGCTGCTGCCGTGCGGTGAGGACTTCGACGCGTTTCTGTCGCGGCTCGCGGGCAATCCGCCGGAGCTGGAGACGGTGGCGAATCTGATGGTGGACGGCGGGTTCGCGCGTCCCGTTTCTGTCTCTTCCGTCTCTTCTGTGGGGGAGTGA
- a CDS encoding YwqJ-related putative deaminase — protein MTIMNVTQTGPHTAPHTGTSGDPRIGWSADETPHAPALRHRRDGILPTVAAALSVRGATLTGTAARGEEAPPLHPLVQDFLDTLTSAQRDRFTGRCAETILISRLIATADAARSKRAARKPMTNGEARKALKQAKLTARRIREDGDPLHGGFAAPCRACTALSAHFGVRVVDPAAANG, from the coding sequence ATGACGATCATGAACGTGACGCAGACGGGACCGCACACGGCACCGCACACCGGTACCTCCGGCGATCCTCGCATCGGCTGGAGCGCCGACGAGACTCCGCACGCGCCCGCCCTCCGGCACCGCCGCGACGGCATACTCCCCACCGTCGCCGCCGCCCTCTCCGTCCGTGGCGCCACCCTCACCGGCACCGCCGCCCGCGGCGAGGAAGCCCCGCCCCTGCACCCCCTCGTCCAGGACTTCCTGGACACCCTCACCAGCGCACAACGCGACCGCTTCACCGGCCGCTGCGCCGAGACCATCCTCATCTCCCGCCTCATAGCCACGGCCGACGCCGCCCGCAGCAAGCGCGCCGCCCGCAAGCCCATGACCAACGGCGAGGCCCGCAAAGCCCTCAAGCAGGCCAAACTCACCGCCCGCCGCATCCGCGAGGACGGCGACCCCCTGCACGGCGGCTTCGCCGCACCCTGCCGCGCCTGCACCGCCCTCAGCGCACACTTCGGCGTCCGCGTCGTCGACCCCGCGGCGGCAAACGGATAG